The following coding sequences lie in one Carassius auratus strain Wakin unplaced genomic scaffold, ASM336829v1 scaf_tig00214667, whole genome shotgun sequence genomic window:
- the LOC113092604 gene encoding uncharacterized protein LOC113092604 — protein MSLETYSVMILDMAKQGLSSTEISAQISQVNGGARGCSARNVRRFCSENGLSLMGLPDAHLELEVAKAITETGPTYGRKMMKGYLAMKGVYAAETRIGSVLRTMHQPYHEARRQGARNLNPIPYQADYMGQKVHMDQNEKLAMFGVTHVLAIDGYSKKIVAHSTMPIKNNLAIYEDVFRPAVLAYGMWDQVRVDHGKEFYLTLFMQELLSSHRHNQERRPYLQTSSTKVQLNKSYS, from the exons ATGTCTTTGGAAACTTACTCAGTTATGATTTTAGACATGGCAAAACAAGGCCTGTCATCCACAGAAATCTCAGCGCAGATATCACAAGTAAATGGGGGAGCGAGAGGATGTTCCGCAAGAAACGTGAGGAGATTTTGCAGTGAAAATGGATTAAGTTTGATGGGGCTCCCTGACGCACATTTGGAGTTGGAGGTGGCAAAAGCTATAACCGAG acTGGACCTACATATGGAAGAAAGATGATGAAGGGTTATCTCGCTATGAAAGGAGTGTATGCTGCAGAGACACGAATTGGATCAGTGCTCAGAACCATGCATCAGCCATACCATGAAGCAAGACGTCAG GGTGCCCGCAATCTCAACCCCATACCATATCAAGCTGATTACATGGGTCAAAAGGTTCATATGGACCAAAACGAAAAACTGGCTATGTTTGGGGTTACCCATGTTTTAGCCATCGATGGCTACAGCAAAAAGATTGTTGCTCATTCTACAATGCCTATAAAAAACAACCTTGCCATCTATGAAGATGTTTTCAG GCCTGCAGTCCTTGCCTATGGTATGTGGGACCAGGTACGAGTAGATCATGGCAAGGAGTTTTATTTGACACTTTTCATGCAGGAGCTGCTGTCATCTCACCGCCATAATCAGGAGCGAAGGCCATATTTACAGACTTCATCCACAAAGGTACAGCTCAACA AATCATATAGTTGA